The DNA region GTGTGATGTGAAGAaagggtcccatcacttcatggcaaatagatggtgaaacagcagaaacagtgtcagactttatttttctgggctcaaaaatcactgcagatgttgattgcagccatgaaattaaaagacgcttacttcttggaaggaaagttatgaccaacctagacagcatattaaaaagtagagacattactttgttaaaaaaggtccatctagtcaaggctatggtttttccagtggtcatgtatggatgtgagagttggactataaagaaagctgagtgccaaaaaattgatggttttgaactgtggtgttggataagactcttgagagtcccttggactgcaaggagatccagccagtccattctaaaggagatcagtcctgggtgttcattggaaggactgatgttgaagctgaaactccaatactttggccacctgatgcgaagagctgactcatttgaaaagaccctgatgctgggaaagattgagggcaggaggaaaaggggacgacagaggatgagatggttggatggcatcaccgactcaatggacatgagtttgagtaaactccgggagttggtgatggacagggaggcctggcgtgctgcggttcatggggttgcaaagagttggacacgactgagtgactgaactgaaccaaactgaagagAGGGATTCCTTCTTCAATTTGTAAACAGCTTTCTTCTTAGTTTAAGAAGTTTCTTCTTAGAAAAAGGGtgaattttttgaaagaagaaattactgttcattgaaaacaaagcaaactgGCATGAGTCTGATTAGTGAATTTAACTTTCAATTGCAGAAAACGCAGAAGAAGAGCTCAAAACTAGAAAGGTGGACTTGAGTGCATTAGGTGCTCCATAAATAGTCATTTTTGGAGATAGCAGCTATGCTAAGAACTGTGAATCTTCTTTCtttataaagaataaagaattctCCAGCAATATCTTGGATGTGGAGGATACTTTCATTTTGTATTAAACAGAAACATTCAGAGTGATTAAAGGGCCAAAGCATGCTCGTTTGAGGTAGTAATTTAATATCTAACTAGGGATCCTTTCAGTAAACAGAGAGCATCTCTAAGTGAAAGGCAGTATTTTAGGTGCTATAgatggaaaatattaataacGTATCAGGATCATCCCAATAAAAACCTTAAGTAGGGATTtctctcgtggtccagtggctaagactccacgctcccagtgcgaggggctgggttcgatccctggttggggaattagatcccacatgcctcaatttaaagagttcacatgccacaactagagatcccacatgccgcaactaagacctggtgcagccaaataaataaatataaatattaaaaaaaaaactaaagtacCAAGACAGATGTATAATAGGAACTGCTGggagaagtgaaataaaataagaacacGGTGTTTTCATCGAGTGGCATATGCCAACAAAGTAGTGATTTATCTGGCCTGATTATGTTGACACTTCACATATTCATGTAATTTAAGTCTCTCAACAACTGGAGAAATAACTTGGTCAAGCACACAGTCTTGTCAGTGACAGGGCAAGATTCTAACCCATGCTATTATTCTATAGATATTAccaaagaataatattttatctaATATACCACCCTGgtgtttaaaattctttctcaATAACAAGCAAATTTAACTTATACAtgagtatatattttataacattCAACACAGATCTAtttgatataattttttattgtctCTTATGTCAtaagtatttttatgtttatctaGAGTTTTAGAGTCATGTGGAAGTGACTGGATAGGGTTAGAGGTAAGGCAATGTATTAGCATAAAAGCTTGTCTATATTCTTTTCTCCATTACATTTTCTTTAACAGTTTTATTCTTAGGATTGCTTGCTTATACTTATGACTATTAAACAATAAAGGGAGGAGAAAAATCCTATAATTCTGTTATTCTcccttgtaaatatatatatgattgcTCACTTTTGTGTAGTAATAATACACAAagtaatagtaatagtaattAAAAGTAACAGTAATGAACTTGTTAAAAATTCTCTTTGTTGTAGAGTTCTTTAGTATATAACAAAGGGCAAAACTGATCCtcatcttaatattttttaaaactccatttACATTCAGAAACACAAGTGTTGAAAATTACATACCATTTATTtgaaaagcagatttttaaatgaatgctaGAGTGGCGTCCCTGTTAGAAATATTGAAAGTTGACTTTTTTCCTCAAATAACTACCATATCTAAAGTTAATATAAAACATGTGGGAAAATATGACTTTgataaaagaacagaaagtttaCAGTTAGAAAGGTATTTTGATTAGAGGGAAGTAAATGTTTTAAGAGGTTCATTGAAAGGACATTTTAATGATTAACATTAACTTGGCTACACCAGCCAGGTTTAATGCCATATTTAAAATTGAGAGATTTCTTCTGTTTTAGTTTTccattacttttaatattttaaaacaatctttttttttttttttttttgggtgcaAGGCTGGTTGGCTTTTGCAAGCCCAAGGGTGCCTGGGGTCAAGGAATGCATGGGACCTGAAATCCAGTTCATGTGTCCATCGCCAAGTTTTGGAGTGAGGCTGTGTCCACCTAGGTTTGGGGCAACCTTTAGACCAACCTGGTTGAGTCACAAGAAGCTGCTTTTTCCTAGTTTATGAAACAGTGCATATAGGTTAATAATAACCTtgattttttcaattaattaatttattttaattgaaggctaattactttacaaaattatggtggtttttgccatacactgacatgaatcagctatgggtgcacatgtgtccccatcctgaacccccctcccaggtcccccccaaccccacaaccttgattttaagaaaaataaaaatggtaggGAACTAAGCCTCAGTGTCTTgaggtgtgtggggggtgtgtgtgtgcgaatacatgtgtgtgtttagggGGACACGATGGGAAGAGAGGGGCAACTTTCTatgaaaggaaattttaaatatcttaatgAGTAAACTTATATTACagttacttttcatattttattttttcagaagagGACTGTCAGAAGGATCTGGAAAGCAGAATTTTGCTGTGAAAAGCAAAGATCCTTTACCTACCCATTTTACAAAAAATGTACAGAAAGCCATTGCTAAATATAGCCGGTAAGAATTAGCCATTAGCCTTTTAAATGCTTCTGATCACAAATCAAAACTTGCCTGAATGAATATGGGAAACAGAATCACTGATGGGCCATGGATTTCtacaaggtttaaaaaaaaaaaagctttatttttagcCAAGTGAAATGTTACACtgcataaatcttttaaaatcagtGTACTGTGAAAATTAACtagtatatttaaagaaaataagaggaaGTAAGCTCAGAGAGGCGAAGCCGCTTCCCAGTAAAACCTATTTCCAGTAACTGTCATTTATGTTACTTGCATTTCTTCCTGCAGGGAATCTGGGTCATCATTTTCATCAAGTGGAAGCCCCACGCCTACAGAAGCCCCCAACTCCTGGTCTGGGTCTGGGACACAGAGTTCAACCACTGGTTTATCTACGGAGAGGAGTTCCATTTACTCCTGGAGAGATGATGTATGTCTCACAAAATTTTAGATAATCTCATGGTTACAATTCATAATGATGAtctactttcttatttttttttaagtttttaccaAATTAAAAGCATTACCTGGTCCACCCgtacatacacataaatataaaagCACTGACATGTCACACGTAAAACTGAAAATACAGTCactcttaagaaaaaaatcaaagctccTATAACCATACAATGCAGCATCTTAGCTGTTAACAGTTCTGTTTTTCCCACCTCCAAACCCCCCATCAGGTTGGTATATATGATTTCTTGCATAAATATCTGTGGTTGGAAATTCAGGAGAGATTCCGACAATTAGGAACTTGAATAAGAGAAAaattggggaaaaataaaagttgtttaaaaaaaaaaaatcatgattagGGAATTTTCCCTGAATATTCTAAGTCAGATATTTTACATCGAGAATTCCGGAACACAGGCTTTTGTGATGCTCCTGTGGCCACGGAAGAGTCCAGACCAGCTCCTTGGATGGTCTAAGTCCTGCTGCTTTCTTGTTTGTGTTCtggatttctttgctttctttaaaagCAGCGCTCCGCCCTGGACTGTGCAGGTGGGTCCGCTCCCCAGGGATGGTGTTACATGGTTTTATAGCAGCGGTTCTCCAAAGGGGCCAAAGGGAGAGGGTTGTGGGGTGCAGGGCAGGGGTTCGGGGGCGGCTAAAAGGGAGTCAGCCCTGAATCACTGGAGCACTTTTCGGAGGAGGTGTGAGTCTGTCACTGGGAtaaactgcccccacccccacgtccacacccacccactcccaccccacactCTTTGGTCAAAAGAGTGCAGATGGGAAGAAGGCTGAGATCCATTGCTTTATGAAGTATCACCGTCCAAATGCTGGGTTCCTTTCCTACCAATTTTCAAGTAATTATCCAAAGAGAGTCTTATGACTTCCATTTATAGAGTTTAAATTACTCCAGTCCCTAAACATTGTTTTGCTTTGAATTTAAAAACGTTTATTTACTTTTCGATAGGTAATATTTGtaaaagcaacaaaatacaaaagagagaaaaatgaaaataagcccTCTTCACACCCCAGCCAAATATTCTTCTGAGTTTTCtccttatttgcattttaaaagaggtAATTCAGCTACCCTGCAGTCTGGGAATCTAGTTTTTTATCAACTAAGGGAAAGAAGTAACATGGAAAATATGGAATAGCAGTCTGTGAAAATCAGCCTGAATTGACCATTTTGGATCAGATATGTCAGGCTGAATTTATGGGTTAGATTTCAAGTTCACACACCCGCCCTGGGAGAAAACGGACCCTTGCCCTGTAAGCCAGTAATTGGTTCTTCCAATTGTACTTCTGTTCATGTTTTCCTCACTGACTGTAAGGGTGCTAGGTCTGTTCTCAATCATTTCCAATATACAGAAAAACTGAAGGGTTTTCTCACTGACAGTTCACTGCGCCCACAGCCCAAGAATCTCTTAAGGCCAGACAGGAAAAACGAATACTCTGGTCTCATCCTAATAACCACATCTTTTAGGATACCTAAGGTGGTTTTTAGtttgtttgtgtttctgttttccttgatTAAAAGAAAGTGAATGATCCTTTccatgaaataatattttcattagaaaaaGATTAATGTAATTTGCAAATGTAATTAGGTGTCCAATGCACAACTATATGAGGGACACATGtctgtgtacacacatatatgtgcatgtgtatgtgcttgGATATATGGTGTGTGTATTTCTATCATTATCAATATCTATGTCAATATGTATGTTCATAGctgtaaatatgtttatataaaatcTTGGATTATGAGACTTTCTCATGGTAGAGATTATCTCTATTTAACAGTTAAGGAAACTCTCAGTTGGGATGTAATTTTTCAGAAGAGTAAAAATTGGAGCCCTGGTATGTCTGGTTTCGATCCAGTCACACTCCCTCCTGTATAAATTTGTAAGTATCATTGATTCTGAAGCCCTTATTGACAACTTCTAGTCCTGTAACTAAATGTGCATTTCTATATTTTAGGAGTTTGACAAAGCCAGTGCACAGAAAGTGCAGCAGTTGTTCTGGGAGGTGGAGGAAATGTTGTTTGAAGGGAAAGTAAGCCCTCAGACCCAGAATCTCCAGGCTGAGTGCTGTGAATGGGCGGGCAGGTCCCTGCATCTGAGGTGAGGAGTTTGGTCAAAGCAATTCTCCAGAAGGGGGTTGGGAACTGCTCCCTGTTGACCTGTTCAATACATCGGTATATTTTGAGTGAAAGTGCTTGTCAAAATATGTGCCCAGAACACATGTGCTGTACTGAGAAATCACTCTCTTTGAAATGATGGTGTCTGAGGAAATCTGGAGACCTTCCAAGTGCACTGTTAATTTGTGAGAAGCAAATGGAGCTCATGCTCAGAAAGGCATTGCATGTATCACAGATGCAAGaatggaagaagggagggagttaTCCTTGCCTTCCCACCCCCTAGTCTGTGAGCAGCTGTTGTCTATCCACCCTTGAGGAGCAACATGTGGGGCGAGGTCTGGGCAGGAACAGAGAGATTATTTGCTGGGTGACGGCATGGATGAATCTGACCATCTCATCAAGATCCCTTATGTAGGAGAAGgtcatctatttctttttaatatcaaaGACGAAGGATATAGATTGAGTAAAGAGGGAAGATAGTCTTCCTTCAATTACTCAGCCAAACCTActtagatggtaaaaaaaaaaaaaaaaaatccatgtcagTTTTCTGACGTTCCTCTGGGTTATATCTGGGGAGGCTACGTTAGAACTTCCATACACATGTTGATAAATCTGGTTATCTTAACTAAGTaactaagattttttaaaatcctgacttaactaagatttttaaaaatcgttACTCGGTAGGTTTAATTTTTCGTCTCCAGGCCATTGTAAGCCCTTGCCTTAGTATCCACTAGACGTTAACAATGTGCGTGGACTATCCTAGGCATCATGGTGCACTTGCCTAAACCCAGGAGCTCAAATCTGTTTCTTTCAGTGTTGTCTTACATActtaagataaaaatgaaagagaggatagagaaaagaaaagatggcaagGACCATAAACCAAGTACATATATTCACATTATCTTCCTTTGTTGCATATGTATCGGTTAACATTTATAGGGAGTTTCTGTGTGCCTAGCATTACCCTAGTTGTCTGAATGTGATACTGTCTCTCAGCTAGACAGCTATACTGTCTCTAAGCTACTTGTTAATCCTACAAGGGAACTATTACTCTACTTTGCATACAAAATGGAACAGATGAAATCAGTGGCTCAAGGAGCCTGCAAACTTTGGCTCAGGGCTCTCCATCAatggcaagaacagtggagtatGTCCCCCTCAAAGCCCGTACGTTTCCTGTGATCCCGTTGCACAGCTCATGTACCAGTATTTACCTTATCGCTTCATACCTTCAAAACTGCTTCAGAACATCTTCCCCTTCCCAATACAAAAAattagtttccttttcttttccccccattttCAGAGTGTTAGGAAGACAGCTCATCCCGCCGGCTGATGAAGGAGTTGAGCATTTCCAGAGCAGCGGGCCTGCCTCTGCCATCCACGGACCCTTCCTTGACGACTGTGGACACAGCAGCAACATCAGAGAGTATGTTGCTAGAAGTTACTttcgaaagtgaaagtgtgaaagtgttagtcgctcagtcatatctgactctttgcgatcccatggaccatagcccaccaggctcctctgtccatggaattctccaggcaatactggagtgggttgccatttccttctccaagggatcttcctgacccaggtatcgaatccgggtctcctgcattgcaggcagattgtttaccaactaagccacctgggaagcatattttaaattatatatttaaatgaataatagCCAGAGTGTGaatgtgctaaattgcttcagttgtgtctgactctttgcgaccctatgaactgtagcctgccaggcttctctgtctatgggattctccaggcaagaatagtggggtgggtagccatgccttccttcaaggatcttcccgacccaggggttgaacccacatctcctgtggctcctgcattgcaggtggatttttcactgctaagccactggggacCCCTGTagccatgactgaagcaacttagcacacacacacatccatccaCTGTTATGAGCAgatgtgctcatgctcagtcatgtccgactctttgcgaccccgtgactgtagcccaccaggctcctctgtccatagaattctccaggcaagaatactggagagagttgccatttcctcctccaggggaccttcctgatccagggatggaacccgagtctcctgtgtctcctgcattggcaggtgggttctttgccactgtgccatgtgggaagccctaaaaagtaTTTCCAAATGCATTTTAGTTATACTTTTTCATGTCTATCTCAGACATGATCCTTGGCTTCACCAACTTAGAAATTTAGATTTCAATAAAGAGCAAGTacagagcaattttttttttttatccaagaTACTTCTGATTCTAAACTGATGATGCTGTGTGCATGTAATACAAATATCAAGACAGTTAACTTTTAAACTGTTGTTTCAAATACTCTGAGAGGCAAAAACTGCCTCATGGTGATGGATACTAAGCCTCAAGACAGTagcagaagaaataaagctctaTTCTGTGTTCTTTTGCTCATGAACAGATTTTGGTAAATCATCCCTTATGCCATTTACACATCTTAGGGACTATGCCATGATGCTCCTTCATCATTGCAAAGAAGACACAAACTTGTAGAATAATTTAGACTTTTAAGAAgcccttaaaaattttaatgatgcCTGGCTTAAAATGTTGCTTTTAAGCACATGACTTTTGTCAAATGTAATGTctagtgctttttaaaatgtggaaatcTGTGGCTTTATGGCTAATCTAAAGGCCCACCCTGATCATGTAAACGTTGTATTGTTGACCCTCATGGAGAATCTACCTTTCCTCACAGGCTGCGCATCTCCGGCTCACAGATAGTCCCGGCCGTGCTCTCAGCCCCCTCCCTGCTGCGCCCTGATGGTACCGGGGCTGTGGACCTCACGGCACGTTCCTCTCTGGAAGAAGAGGTTTTCGATGTGGATGGAAAGATTGAAGAGTATTTTGcttttgacagaaaacaagagtAAATAGAATTTTATTCAGCATTGACTTAGTGCAATAACATTTATTGGGCATGTATGTTGATTATAGGCTCATTCAATGTTTTGTGCATTTTTCACTTATCTGAAAGATTTTCCATTCTTTTGAGAGCCCTCTGCTCCCCAAAGGTTTTCAGTTCCTGGCAGGATATAGATATGTTAGAGCAGTATTTCCCTTTCTTACTGACAAAGTGGCACCGACAGCAAACAAGAATTGCGTTTAGTGCCTTCTTGAAAGTGGAAAGGCTCCTACTGGCCTTTGTCCCCTAGGGTTTCTGTATCCGGCTGCCCAGGAGAGCAAAGGGGTAAAGGTCCAGGTCCAGTCTCTGCTCTAAATGCGTATCTGATTCTTAGACAAAAGCTATTGGTGTTGTATAATGAAAATTTGCCTCCTGATTAAAAATTGGTACTAAAAAAATGCTGTTTGTTTATATACATccaatatacatatatgcatgtgtgtcaGATAGATAGAGGAGTAGCATTCTTTTAACCTCAACCATTGATAGCTTAGTCATGAGAATGGGTTTTGTCCTTAGTGACGAGGACTGTCTCGAACAAAAACCAGCTCGTCGTCGCGGGACCTGGCGTAAGCGCGGACTTCCTCCCGTGTCGCCGCACGCCTGTATCAGAGATGCGGTGGCTGCCGAAGTGTTTGACCACGTCTGGACGAATGTGGTGGAGGTGTTGGAAAAGCTGACCAGAAAAAACTGGGAAATTACCCTTACAGGTACTTAATTTGTAGAATGTGAtgtattgaaaagaaaaagtaacccGTGCTCCTCAGCTTTCTGACCCACTTGCTTGACTTGGCCAAATCTAGGACATGACTGGGGTGAGAAGGGAGTGGGTCTGTCTGCCTTTATTCACAGGTAACCTTTACTCACCTCAGAAAGGACATTCTCATGTTTTGAGCTATAAAAATAAGATTGAGGTATTcctgaaaaaatacagaaatacattAGAGAGAAGCTAGAAGTCactttttaaattctgatttaaaaaaaattacctaacTAATCTCTAGTAATGGAATATTGGTTTTTAATTCTAgacattatttagaaaataaaaggtcAACAAAGCTAATTTATTAATCACTTCATTTACCTGTACAAAATGTTCTCGAAACTGAGCAGAAACAAATGATAGAAATGTTAGTGGTGGACAGTAATGACTTGTGTTAACCAATTTTCACAACAGTATCATAatcatattaattaaatattacttTTTATGGTCAAAGGGATCAATTGGGATATTATAAAATACCAAGAATCATCTTGCCCCAGTGtataattctgattttttttttcttacctacCCCTGAAAGGATAGGCATTTCATTAGATACTCTTGGAAAAGTATCAAAGCCCATTACTCTGTGGGGTCTGTCCTCTTTAAGGTTCAGTGGCCACCGCAGACTCAAAGTATATCAAGAAGAAATACTCTCTCTGAACAGTGAATTTTAAGTACATATACAGTATTAGATAATGTTTCTTAATAATATTGGTTTTTCTTtggcacagaaggaaaaaaacagaaagaaaaattgcaaGTAGCTGAGAGTAAATCTCCACCCACAGTCATTTCCCGTATTAACGCTGATGTGTCCAGTGTTCCGCCATCCAGAAGTTCAGAAACTCGAAGTGTATCCCTGGCTTCTCATCTTAACCCACCTCAGGTAGTTACTTTGCCTCTcgctctctctttctttcagtcCTTATATATCTGGCCTCAGTTTGTCCAGAGTGACAGTGTCCAGTGTTAAATTCTGTTATCAAGATATTTGGGTGTATTGGCCAATAagaccaaaattttaaaatattttatgaagtttAATATAATCGCCAGATTGTTTGATAGAACAGGGACACTCAGATTTGAGATTTTCCAGCTGTTTGGAGTGGTAGAACTGATACCACaatttttgaagagaaaaaatgCTTTCCCCAGTATTTCTAGAGAGGTTGAAGgttctccttccctcccaccaAAGCAATAAAATACTCGATCAATGAGTATGCATTGAGTTCATTCAGCATTTATTGAGTTTGTATTAAGTGAACTATATTGGAgcttcttaggtggctcagtggtaaagaatctgcctgccaatgcaggagactcagattcaatccccaggtcaggaagatcctctggcataggagatggcaacccactctagtattcttggctgagagattccatggacagaggagcctggtgggatacagtccatggggttgcaaagagtcagacacaactgagcacccacacaccaACTGTATTAGGTGTTTTAGGGACATACAGAGATGATCACAGCATATTCTCTGAACTAGTCAAGTGGAAAGTATGATACAGGTCAGATGCAGTGTCTTCTCTAAGTGATGTGCAAAAGAAGGGTTGTAAGAGA from Dama dama isolate Ldn47 chromosome 32, ASM3311817v1, whole genome shotgun sequence includes:
- the FAM149A gene encoding protein FAM149A isoform X4, which gives rise to MDRAAWARSAPGRAPRDSRFSAAQRRRGLSEGSGKQNFAVKSKDPLPTHFTKNVQKAIAKYSRESGSSFSSSGSPTPTEAPNSWSGSGTQSSTTGLSTERSSIYSWRDDAFVMLLWPRKSPDQLLGWSKSCCFLVCVLDFFAFFKSSAPPWTVQEFDKASAQKVQQLFWEVEEMLFEGKVSPQTQNLQAECCEWAGRSLHLRVLGRQLIPPADEGVEHFQSSGPASAIHGPFLDDCGHSSNIRELRISGSQIVPAVLSAPSLLRPDGTGAVDLTARSSLEEEVFDVDGKIEEYFAFDRKQDDEDCLEQKPARRRGTWRKRGLPPVSPHACIRDAVAAEVFDHVWTNVVEVLEKLTRKNWEITLTEGKKQKEKLQVAESKSPPTVISRINADVSSVPPSRSSETRSVSLASHLNPPQIHRFSNNFYSDLNGVMTIQAKPLQQRPTYFADRTQSEQEDKPLGVGSTVLSSAPNRLARITDARGPQTSAKKTLAHRRLPSLTSDSQRLKIPSVYSDEVLRGTKLQTGMDRVGSPSTQTSRSRLPPIGSETGEHHVAGPGSRPVSLRGRQPQNHGLSALPDGVERSPLRERSLTMEQFSRPSTTHTFRSDTPRKGSLTLMEFAGHMWTGQGFLTGSQYPPKSFQRTTLTLRKRFQVAS
- the FAM149A gene encoding protein FAM149A isoform X5, which codes for MVIGRGLSEGSGKQNFAVKSKDPLPTHFTKNVQKAIAKYSRESGSSFSSSGSPTPTEAPNSWSGSGTQSSTTGLSTERSSIYSWRDDAFVMLLWPRKSPDQLLGWSKSCCFLVCVLDFFAFFKSSAPPWTVQEFDKASAQKVQQLFWEVEEMLFEGKVSPQTQNLQAECCEWAGRSLHLRVLGRQLIPPADEGVEHFQSSGPASAIHGPFLDDCGHSSNIRELRISGSQIVPAVLSAPSLLRPDGTGAVDLTARSSLEEEVFDVDGKIEEYFAFDRKQDDEDCLEQKPARRRGTWRKRGLPPVSPHACIRDAVAAEVFDHVWTNVVEVLEKLTRKNWEITLTEGKKQKEKLQVAESKSPPTVISRINADVSSVPPSRSSETRSVSLASHLNPPQIHRFSNNFYSDLNGVMTIQAKPLQQRPTYFADRTQSEQEDKPLGVGSTVLSSAPNRLARITDARGPQTSAKKTLAHRRLPSLTSDSQRLKIPSVYSDEVLRGTKLQTGMDRVGSPSTQTSRSRLPPIGSETGEHHVAGPGSRPVSLRGRQPQNHGLSALPDGVERSPLRERSLTMEQFSRPSTTHTFRSDTPRKGSLTLMEFAGHMWTGQGFLTGSQYPPKSFQRTTLTLRKRFQVAS